Below is a genomic region from Bacteroidota bacterium.
TGTGCCAGGTATTTTCGGCTTGGGCTCGGGATGAAGTCGCCCAGGCCCAGCTGGGGCCATAGTGCATCAATGTGGTCGATTGTGGCAGGGTCGCTTACCAGGATGTTCGGCCAGTCGCGCCTGAAGCCGTCTAGCTCCAGGGTCTTGCGCGTACCGTCAAACACGATTGTGCTACTACAATCTGCCCGGTCTATCAGGCGGCTGTCGCGCTTCACATCCGCATTGTTGCTAAATCGCCACAGGGCATCGGTCAGCTCGTCCAGCGCAATCTCGGCATCCAGCCAGATCAGCACCTTTACGCCTGCCATACCTGGCTGGGCTAGCAGCTGGTCGGTCAGCTCGCGCACCTGTCCTTTGCGTGTCTTATGCAGGCTCGCTACCACCAGCCGGATGTCTTGCGCCAGCAGGCTGCTGTTCAGGCCTGCCAGCTCGGGCACCGCTGCCTGCAGGCTAGCCAGTGCCAGGGGTTGGACTGCTGGCGCATTGGCGGGCTCTGTGCCCGTCAGTTCCTCTGGCAGCTTGGTGGTGGCATCTATGCCTATTTTTCCGCCGAACGCCATGGTGCTACAGCTGTGGTCTAGCACATCCGTTGGCCCCTGGCTGATAACGGTATCGCGTCCGGGCTCATAGTGCTTGCTTACGTAGCTGGCCAGGGCGGCATAGTCCTTCAGGCTGGTGTGCTGGTCTACGATCAGCATCATCTTGGTAAACATCATCTGCCCGGCACCCCACAGGCTGTTCATCACCTTTTGGGCCTGGCCTGGGTAGGTCTTGTGGATCTGCACAATAGCCAGGTTGTGAAAAACCCCATGGATAGGCAGGTCCATATCCAGTATCTCCGGTACGGCTGTAGTTTTGATCGGGGCCAGGAAGATGCGCTCCGTAGCCTTGCCTATCCAGGCATCCTCCTGGGGGGGGATGCCCACAATGGTGCTGGGGTAGATCGCATCCCGGCGGTGGGTAATAGCCGTGATGTGAAAGCGCGGATACCAGTCGGGCAGGCTATAGTAGCCCGTATGGTCGCCAAAAGGGCCCTCCCAGATCAGATCCTCCTCGGGGTCTACATAGCCTTCTATTACGATGTCGGCATCGGCAGGCACCTCTATCTCGGGTTGGGTAAGGCAGCGCACCAGTTCCACCCGCTTCTTGCGCAGGAAACCCGCCAGAATATATTCATCTATTCCATCGGGCAGCGGGGCCGTACCGGCATAGGTATACACAGGGTCTCCCCCCAGGGCTATTGCGACCGGCATCTTCTTGCCGGCCTCTTTGTACGCGTCGTAGTGGCGGCGGCTCACTTTATGCAGGTGCCAGTGCAGGGCTGTCAGTCGGGGCTCGAACAGCTGCATACGGTACAGACCTACGTTTCGCACTCCAGTTAGCGGATCCTTGGTATGGATGACCGGCAGGGTGATAAAGCGTCCACCGTCCTGGGGCCAGCACTTCATCACTGGCAGCCGGAATACGTCCGGGTCTTTCATCACCACCTCCTGGCAGGCACCGCGCCCGCTTTTTACCCGGGGCATCCAGCTACTAATGCGGCCCAACTTGGGCAGCATCTTCAGTTTATCCAGTATCCCCTCCTTCGGTCCGGTCAGCTCATGAAACAGGCTTTCTATCTCCCGGGTTATATCATCCATATCCTGCACACCCAGGGCCATACACATGCGGCGGTAGCTGCCCATGCTGTTAATAAGCAGGGGAAAATCGGTACCTGTGTTCTCAAACAGCAGGGCCGGGCCGTCATGCTTGCTTACCCGGTCTACAATCTCGGTAATCTCCAGCTCGGGGTTTACATAGGTCTTGATGCGTACCAGCTCTCCGGCAGCTTCCAGGGCTTCTACAAAGGCGTGCAGATTTTTCCAGGCCATTTCTGTATTTTCAATTTTATTTGAAAACACAAGATACGTGCTTTTCTGTTTCCAAATACTGGTAGTAAACCAGGAAAAAGGGCGTATGCAGCTGCACTACCCCCACAGACTACGGGAACGTGCAGCGATAACCCTCTTTGCAAGATAGGCGGGATATTCCCCGGGAAGGGGCACCAGGTACCCTAGCGGATGACCGTAACCGTGCGCTGCAGCTCGCGCGTGCCACCCTGGCAGTCGGGCACCTGGATCAGGACCACATATGCCCCCTCGGGCAGGTCTGTCGTACCGTCGGTACCGCGCCAGGGCTGGCTGCCGGCATACACCTGCTGGCCCCAGCGGTCGTACACCTGCAGGCGGTAGCCTGCGCC
It encodes:
- a CDS encoding menaquinone biosynthesis decarboxylase: MAWKNLHAFVEALEAAGELVRIKTYVNPELEITEIVDRVSKHDGPALLFENTGTDFPLLINSMGSYRRMCMALGVQDMDDITREIESLFHELTGPKEGILDKLKMLPKLGRISSWMPRVKSGRGACQEVVMKDPDVFRLPVMKCWPQDGGRFITLPVIHTKDPLTGVRNVGLYRMQLFEPRLTALHWHLHKVSRRHYDAYKEAGKKMPVAIALGGDPVYTYAGTAPLPDGIDEYILAGFLRKKRVELVRCLTQPEIEVPADADIVIEGYVDPEEDLIWEGPFGDHTGYYSLPDWYPRFHITAITHRRDAIYPSTIVGIPPQEDAWIGKATERIFLAPIKTTAVPEILDMDLPIHGVFHNLAIVQIHKTYPGQAQKVMNSLWGAGQMMFTKMMLIVDQHTSLKDYAALASYVSKHYEPGRDTVISQGPTDVLDHSCSTMAFGGKIGIDATTKLPEELTGTEPANAPAVQPLALASLQAAVPELAGLNSSLLAQDIRLVVASLHKTRKGQVRELTDQLLAQPGMAGVKVLIWLDAEIALDELTDALWRFSNNADVKRDSRLIDRADCSSTIVFDGTRKTLELDGFRRDWPNILVSDPATIDHIDALWPQLGLGDFIPSPSRKYLAQMIGMEAVAGVQTRG